One genomic region from Sphingobacterium multivorum encodes:
- a CDS encoding PspC domain-containing protein: MNKTIIININSIVFHIEEDAYEVLRSYMIDIKKHFGQSEDSKEILEDIENRISEMFTEKIQAGSKEVLNMDDVNAVIEQMGSVSDFESEDQDGYASFQRQPNADGFKVGKKLMRDPDDKVFSGVCSGLGHFFGIEAKWVRLLFALFVVIGGSGVLVYVILWIVMPLAVTRADKMEMRGEAPNIQNFKRSFDEEMSGVKDSFSRGIDRTGDSVAKLLQVVVKVIGVFFVIIVGLTLIGLIIGLIFFALAIVNVIPDVMDDSGPFYLMDPSDVPFALIAGFLAIFIPFAGLFYLLLRVLFDKKPMNNYLTTTLFLVWLASIGAIIYYATSVAKEFKESSTIVEEKPLQKQAVYYLNENDIRVIRLKNGVKSGLGIKSENLSTYLRRNIRIRVERIDSLQEPYVRYEYSAKGSTYKVATDRAGKINYALRQDSTSLIFDNAFQLNEGERYRDQEVNVTLFLPVGTKLIINDNLEDKLRDISFYECRDRYSEDLRDVKEVEFVVTSLGLKCALPPKKSDETEEADAEGNGVVANDTSIVIRRDTIINVKKDGVTIETKKK, encoded by the coding sequence ATGAATAAGACAATAATTATCAACATAAATAGTATCGTCTTCCATATTGAAGAAGATGCTTATGAGGTGCTTCGCTCCTACATGATTGATATAAAGAAGCACTTTGGACAATCGGAAGATAGTAAGGAGATTTTAGAAGATATCGAAAATCGTATTTCTGAAATGTTTACCGAAAAGATTCAGGCGGGGAGCAAAGAAGTTCTAAATATGGATGATGTGAATGCTGTCATTGAGCAGATGGGTAGCGTAAGCGATTTTGAGTCTGAGGATCAGGATGGTTATGCGTCTTTTCAGCGCCAGCCAAATGCAGATGGCTTTAAAGTAGGAAAGAAGCTGATGCGCGATCCCGACGACAAAGTTTTCAGTGGAGTATGTAGCGGACTGGGCCATTTTTTTGGTATTGAGGCAAAATGGGTACGACTACTCTTTGCGTTATTTGTTGTGATCGGCGGATCGGGTGTGTTGGTCTATGTTATCCTATGGATCGTAATGCCGCTCGCTGTAACCCGTGCAGATAAAATGGAAATGCGTGGTGAAGCACCGAACATTCAGAATTTCAAACGTTCTTTCGATGAAGAAATGAGTGGCGTAAAGGATTCGTTTTCAAGGGGAATAGACCGTACAGGCGATAGTGTTGCTAAGTTGCTGCAGGTTGTTGTAAAAGTTATCGGTGTATTTTTTGTTATTATCGTCGGGTTGACACTCATTGGTTTGATCATTGGGCTAATTTTCTTTGCTTTGGCTATTGTGAACGTAATTCCTGACGTCATGGACGATTCGGGTCCTTTTTACCTCATGGACCCAAGCGATGTACCTTTTGCCTTGATTGCGGGTTTCTTGGCCATTTTTATCCCTTTTGCCGGATTGTTTTATTTGCTTCTCCGAGTCCTCTTCGATAAAAAACCAATGAACAATTATTTGACAACTACCTTGTTTTTAGTATGGTTGGCATCGATAGGCGCTATTATCTACTACGCTACATCGGTAGCAAAGGAGTTTAAAGAATCCAGTACAATTGTTGAAGAGAAACCGCTGCAAAAACAGGCTGTTTATTATTTAAACGAAAATGATATTCGGGTAATCCGCTTGAAAAATGGTGTAAAAAGCGGTTTGGGTATCAAAAGCGAAAATCTTTCTACTTACCTGAGACGTAATATTCGTATTCGAGTTGAACGTATAGACTCCCTACAGGAACCTTATGTACGCTATGAGTATTCGGCTAAAGGAAGTACGTATAAAGTAGCAACGGACAGAGCTGGTAAAATTAATTATGCCTTGAGACAGGATAGTACGTCATTGATATTTGACAATGCGTTCCAGTTGAATGAAGGCGAGCGTTATCGGGATCAGGAAGTGAATGTTACCTTGTTTCTCCCGGTAGGCACCAAATTGATCATCAATGATAATTTGGAAGATAAATTAAGGGATATTTCATTTTACGAATGTCGTGATCGGTATAGCGAAGATCTAAGGGATGTAAAAGAGGTCGAGTTTGTGGTCACCTCACTCGGCTTGAAATGTGCTCTGCCCCCCAAAAAGTCTGATGAAACTGAAGAAGCAGATGCGGAGGGTAATGGAGTAGTCGCAAATGATACTTCTATTGTCATCCGTCGGGATACCATTATCAATGTCAAAAAAGATGGTGTTACCATAGAGACAAAAAAGAAATAA
- a CDS encoding PadR family transcriptional regulator yields MIAENTQIQMRKGILEYCILSIISRGEIYASDIISELKKAQLLVVEGTLYPLLTRLKNNGLLSYIWKESTSGPPRKYYEITQEGLEVLSRLDVTWNELVFAVNTSLVGRNNDSTKPVKDNNDE; encoded by the coding sequence ATGATAGCTGAAAATACACAAATCCAAATGAGGAAGGGGATACTTGAATATTGTATCCTATCCATAATTTCTCGAGGAGAAATTTATGCCTCCGATATTATCAGCGAACTGAAGAAAGCTCAATTATTGGTTGTGGAAGGAACCTTATATCCGCTTTTAACACGTCTAAAAAATAATGGCCTGTTAAGCTATATATGGAAGGAGTCAACTTCAGGTCCGCCTAGAAAATATTATGAAATCACCCAAGAAGGGTTAGAAGTCCTTTCAAGACTAGATGTTACCTGGAATGAGCTCGTGTTTGCTGTAAACACGTCATTGGTGGGTAGAAACAATGATTCAACTAAACCAGTTAAAGATAATAACGATGAATAA